A window from Leptothermofonsia sichuanensis E412 encodes these proteins:
- a CDS encoding RtcB family protein encodes MDLSEEAIAMPFERLNLNTSNPVLSWANHDLGSEETRMAKNVASLPFVFKHVALMPDVHLGKGALVGSVIATKDAIIPAAVGVDIGCGMCAIQTPFTAGQLDGKLKKIRQDIEAAIPVGFNENKEVDKDVLNWQGWRDFKHLHPGVQKLESKAMKQMGSLGGGNHFIEVCLDANDQVWLMLHSGSRNIGNMLAQNHINTGKELARLATIKLPDPDLAYFVAGTPEFAAYWHDLQWAQDYARMNREVMMARFQRIVEQHLAGGKPTRPLLSVNCHHNYAEKEVHYGEDVYVTRKGAVRARETDYGIIPGSMGAKSFIVKGRGNPESYCSCSHGAGRTMSRNKAKTAYTLDDLIQQTQGVECRKDAGVLDEIPAAYKPIEQVMANQADLVEVVATLKQVVCVKG; translated from the coding sequence TTGGATCTGTCTGAGGAGGCGATCGCCATGCCTTTTGAAAGGTTGAACTTGAACACCTCTAACCCGGTTCTTTCCTGGGCAAACCACGACCTGGGTTCAGAAGAAACCAGGATGGCAAAGAATGTCGCCTCCCTGCCGTTTGTGTTTAAGCATGTGGCATTGATGCCGGATGTTCACCTGGGCAAGGGGGCACTGGTTGGCTCTGTCATCGCCACTAAAGATGCCATTATCCCAGCAGCCGTCGGAGTCGATATTGGCTGCGGTATGTGCGCCATTCAAACGCCCTTTACTGCCGGGCAACTGGACGGCAAGCTGAAAAAGATCCGTCAGGACATTGAAGCCGCCATTCCCGTTGGCTTTAACGAAAACAAGGAAGTGGACAAAGATGTCCTTAACTGGCAGGGCTGGCGTGACTTTAAGCATCTGCATCCGGGTGTGCAGAAGCTAGAGAGCAAAGCGATGAAGCAAATGGGATCCCTGGGCGGCGGCAACCATTTCATTGAAGTGTGCCTGGATGCAAATGACCAGGTGTGGCTGATGCTGCACTCCGGTTCACGCAACATTGGCAATATGCTGGCACAAAACCACATCAACACGGGAAAAGAACTGGCGCGGCTGGCAACCATTAAATTGCCCGATCCAGACCTGGCATATTTTGTTGCAGGTACACCCGAATTTGCAGCTTACTGGCATGACCTCCAGTGGGCACAGGACTACGCCCGCATGAACCGTGAAGTGATGATGGCCCGTTTTCAGCGGATTGTAGAACAACACCTGGCAGGGGGTAAGCCTACCAGGCCGTTGCTGTCCGTCAACTGCCACCACAACTATGCTGAAAAAGAAGTCCACTACGGTGAAGACGTTTATGTGACCCGCAAGGGAGCCGTCCGCGCCCGCGAGACTGACTACGGAATTATTCCTGGTTCAATGGGGGCAAAGTCCTTCATTGTGAAAGGCAGGGGCAACCCTGAGAGCTACTGCTCTTGCTCCCACGGTGCCGGTCGCACAATGTCTCGTAACAAGGCTAAAACCGCCTATACCCTGGATGACCTGATCCAGCAGACCCAGGGGGTTGAGTGCCGCAAGGATGCGGGTGTGCTGGATGAAATTCCGGCGGCTTATAAGCCTATTGAACAGGTAATGGCGAACCAGGCTGATCTGGTTGAAGTGGTGGCAACGTTGAAGCAGGTGGTTTGTGTGAAAGGCTGA
- a CDS encoding IS630 family transposase (programmed frameshift), translated as MPQKRYIVALSCEERETLESLTTTGKTSVYKLNHARILLKADINQEGGGWRDQDISDALDIRVSTIERVRQRFVAQSLEAALGRQTPSRTKPRLLDGEQEAHLIALACAETPEGQGKWSVRLLADQLVELGYVESISHETVRQTPEKNELKPWLQECWVIPPKSNGEFVYYMEDVLSVYTRPYDPRYPVVCFDETSKQLVLETQVPLPPQPGQPKRYDYEYERNGVCNLFMISEPLAGWRHVEVTERRTKQDYAKQMKYLVDVRYPDAEWITIVHDQLNIHDPSALYETFAPQEAKRILDKLEIHYTPKHGSWLNMAEIELSVLARQCLDRRIPDQDTLKREIAAWEERRNDQSRTIDWQFTTEDARIKLKRLYPSILS; from the exons ATGCCCCAAAAGAGATACATCGTAGCCCTTAGCTGTGAAGAGCGGGAGACTTTAGAAAGTCTGACAACAACCGGAAAAACATCCGTTTATAAACTCAATCATGCTCGAATTTTGCTGAAAGCTGACATCAACCAGGAAGGCGGCGGTTGGCGGGATCAAGATATCAGTGATGCACTCGATATTAGGGTATCTACGATTGAACGAGTCCGGCAACGCTTTGTTGCACAGAGTTTAGAGGCTGCCTTAGGGCGTCAAACTCCAAGTCGAACCAAGCCCCGCTTACTCGATGGCGAACAAGAAGCGCATTTGATTGCGCTGGCGTGTGCCGAGACTCCTGAAGGACAAGGGAAATGGAGCGTTCGCCTGTTAGCAGACCAACTGGTTGAGTTGGGATATGTAGAGAGCATTTCGCATGAAACCGTGCGGCAAACGC CTGAAAAAAACGAACTCAAACCCTGGTTGCAGGAATGCTGGGTAATTCCGCCGAAGTCCAATGGCGAGTTTGTTTACTACATGGAAGATGTTTTGAGCGTTTATACACGCCCTTATGACCCGCGCTACCCGGTCGTTTGTTTCGATGAAACCAGCAAACAATTAGTCCTCGAAACGCAAGTTCCCCTCCCCCCCCAACCCGGTCAACCGAAGCGCTATGACTATGAATATGAACGCAATGGGGTCTGTAATCTCTTCATGATTTCTGAACCCTTAGCTGGATGGCGGCATGTAGAAGTCACTGAACGGCGCACCAAACAAGACTATGCCAAACAAATGAAATATCTGGTGGATGTGCGTTACCCCGATGCCGAATGGATTACCATCGTGCATGACCAACTCAATATTCATGACCCATCTGCCTTGTATGAGACGTTTGCACCTCAAGAAGCCAAGCGGATTCTAGACAAATTAGAGATTCATTACACACCAAAACATGGCAGTTGGCTTAACATGGCAGAAATTGAACTCAGTGTTTTAGCCCGTCAGTGCTTGGATCGTCGCATCCCAGATCAAGATACGTTGAAACGGGAAATTGCTGCTTGGGAAGAACGCAGAAATGATCAATCTCGCACCATTGATTGGCAATTTACGACTGAAGATGCTCGCATCAAACTTAAGCGACTCTATCCCTCAATTCTTTCTTGA
- a CDS encoding transglycosylase domain-containing protein: MTPPPPRKSPTIMGAITQAVQTVQAKINFSKLKLKPNARVPELWVQDAGAEKAQVYPLLGDRYLLGRSSQSCDIVIRNPVVSQVHLSLNRDSRPNGKLSYFFRAPFFLKDENSTNGVYRGKRRIRKELLRHGAVYTLGPSELEASVRIKYVDPPPAYVRAFQYGMYGIGGLTALVVIGVLLEWQKFSVTPLPLSVQGPNIVYSRDETPLNTITTRTHTELKQLRDFSPYLSKAVIASEDSRYYWHFGVDPIGTLRALVTNIQGGKIREGGSTLTQQLARSLFREYVGTDDSAARKLREAAVALKLETFHSKDFLLLTYLNRVYMGNGNYGFEDAAQFYLGKSAKDLTLSEAATLAGILPGPNTFNPVNDYKRAIELRDRVLDRMLELNMVSAEEAQRARRSRIEVNPKAREELESTLAPYYYGYVMEELRQLLGDQLAEEGNFIIETALDLSMQATAENSLRDAVSTTGASAGFSEGAIVTIESKTGEILALVGGIDYKKSQFNRTYQAMRQPGSTFKIFPYTAALEQNISPGTTYSCAPLTWDGQFFEGCRSGGGSLDMYTGMALSENVVALRIAQQVGLGKVVTTAQRMGIQSRLEAVPGLALGQSEVTPLELTGAFSVLANQGVRNRPHAIRRILDGGDCKDRNDYKSCRIIYPAEPDQGMNQPVISPEIADVMTELLRGVVTSGTGRAAAIGQGEVGKTGTTNDNRDLWFVGYIPGSLVTGIWLGNDDNSPTSGSSGQAAQVWGSYMGRVLRVRN; the protein is encoded by the coding sequence ATGACTCCGCCGCCGCCCCGCAAATCACCAACGATTATGGGTGCCATCACCCAGGCAGTGCAGACAGTTCAGGCAAAAATTAACTTTTCAAAGCTGAAACTGAAGCCCAATGCTCGTGTCCCCGAACTCTGGGTTCAAGATGCCGGAGCCGAAAAGGCCCAGGTCTATCCATTGTTGGGCGATCGCTACCTGTTGGGGCGCAGTTCCCAGTCCTGTGACATCGTCATCCGGAATCCGGTTGTCAGCCAGGTACATCTATCCCTCAATCGGGACAGTCGGCCCAATGGTAAACTCAGCTATTTCTTTCGGGCACCGTTCTTTCTCAAAGACGAAAACTCGACCAATGGGGTCTACCGGGGGAAACGCCGGATTCGGAAGGAACTGTTGCGGCACGGGGCAGTCTACACCCTGGGTCCTTCAGAACTGGAGGCTTCCGTTCGCATCAAGTACGTCGATCCGCCTCCAGCTTACGTGCGGGCATTCCAGTATGGAATGTACGGGATTGGCGGGTTGACCGCACTGGTGGTTATCGGTGTACTGCTGGAATGGCAGAAGTTTTCGGTCACGCCGCTGCCCCTATCAGTTCAGGGTCCCAATATTGTCTACTCCCGTGATGAGACACCTCTGAACACAATCACAACCCGTACTCACACTGAACTGAAACAGTTGCGAGACTTTTCCCCCTATCTTTCAAAAGCGGTGATTGCCTCAGAAGACTCTCGCTACTACTGGCATTTTGGGGTTGACCCCATTGGTACACTGCGGGCATTGGTGACTAATATTCAGGGCGGTAAGATTCGTGAAGGGGGCAGTACGCTGACTCAGCAGCTTGCCCGCAGTCTGTTCCGGGAGTATGTGGGAACAGATGACTCCGCTGCCCGGAAGCTGCGCGAAGCAGCCGTTGCCCTCAAGCTGGAAACCTTTCACAGCAAAGATTTTCTGCTCCTGACTTACCTGAACCGGGTCTATATGGGGAATGGTAACTATGGGTTTGAGGATGCGGCTCAGTTCTACCTGGGCAAGTCAGCAAAAGATTTGACTCTCTCGGAGGCAGCCACCCTGGCGGGAATTTTGCCTGGACCTAACACGTTTAACCCGGTGAATGATTATAAACGGGCAATTGAACTGCGCGATCGCGTCCTGGATCGGATGCTGGAACTGAACATGGTCAGTGCCGAAGAAGCTCAGCGGGCAAGGCGATCGCGGATTGAAGTCAACCCCAAAGCGCGAGAAGAACTGGAAAGCACCCTTGCCCCCTACTACTACGGTTACGTGATGGAGGAACTGCGCCAGCTCCTGGGCGACCAACTGGCAGAGGAAGGAAACTTCATCATTGAAACAGCCCTGGATCTTTCTATGCAGGCGACGGCAGAAAACTCTCTGCGAGATGCAGTCAGCACCACGGGAGCCAGTGCCGGGTTTTCGGAGGGCGCGATCGTCACCATTGAGTCCAAAACGGGCGAAATTTTAGCCCTGGTAGGAGGGATAGATTACAAAAAAAGCCAGTTTAACCGCACCTATCAGGCAATGCGACAGCCCGGTTCAACCTTTAAGATCTTTCCCTATACGGCTGCCCTGGAACAGAACATTTCCCCTGGAACAACCTACTCCTGCGCGCCGCTTACCTGGGATGGGCAGTTCTTTGAGGGCTGCCGCTCTGGTGGAGGCAGCCTGGATATGTACACGGGGATGGCTCTGTCAGAAAACGTTGTTGCCCTCAGAATTGCCCAACAGGTTGGTCTGGGAAAGGTGGTGACCACCGCCCAGCGGATGGGCATTCAGTCCAGGCTAGAAGCGGTGCCGGGTCTGGCCTTAGGGCAGAGTGAAGTGACCCCTCTGGAACTGACCGGGGCATTTAGTGTGCTGGCAAATCAGGGCGTCCGCAATCGTCCCCACGCGATTCGCCGGATTCTGGATGGGGGGGACTGCAAGGATCGCAACGACTACAAAAGTTGCCGGATTATTTACCCGGCTGAACCCGATCAGGGAATGAACCAACCAGTGATCTCCCCTGAAATTGCGGATGTGATGACGGAACTGTTACGTGGTGTTGTGACCAGTGGCACCGGACGGGCGGCGGCGATCGGGCAGGGTGAAGTGGGAAAGACGGGGACGACCAATGACAATCGCGACCTCTGGTTTGTTGGTTACATTCCTGGCAGTCTTGTGACTGGAATCTGGCTGGGAAATGACGACAACAGCCCTACTTCTGGCAGCAGCGGGCAGGCAGCCCAGGTCTGGGGAAGCTACATGGGTAGGGTGCTGCGCGTCAGGAACTAA
- a CDS encoding DUF4327 family protein, whose translation MSQQVIHPMVKLQRQVQKLIDSKVLKPTDSIWKIALLYGDDWSFLKQELLAYDFTMQDPVSELLAVESWEDEE comes from the coding sequence ATGAGCCAGCAGGTTATTCACCCAATGGTCAAGTTGCAGCGACAGGTGCAAAAATTGATCGACTCAAAAGTGCTAAAGCCAACGGATAGTATCTGGAAGATTGCTCTCCTGTATGGGGACGACTGGTCTTTCTTAAAGCAAGAGTTGCTTGCCTACGACTTTACCATGCAGGATCCCGTCAGCGAATTGCTGGCCGTTGAAAGCTGGGAAGACGAAGAGTAA
- a CDS encoding FHA domain-containing serine/threonine-protein kinase has translation MVILTLLDPQHRTPIKQWQFDHEPLLRVGRAPGNHIVLEDLLVSRFHLELRRVDLPASSSPIQAGWHLVNHSANGTFVNGYLMSQGMILEDSLIQLARGGPLLQFQILLHPQPGLNPSSLSEPSLSEPSLAGQHPPSPELVQSAASFPVQPKPTCAHEGNAPGNLFCIHCGQPVKIQQTIRHYQVLRILGRGGMGTTYLVWNPSIATPAGQMQSGLQVLKEMNTDMALIPKAQELFEREASTLKSLNHAGIPRFYDFFIEGGKKYLVMELVHGKDMEKWVRSQGPVSQEQAITWMIQTCKVLEYLHNREVPIIHRDIKPGNLLVENRSNRVIVLDFGAVKAVGMPSRTRIGAEGYSAPEQTQGRPTTQSDLYAIGPSLIYLLTADSPVRYYKKRHLGYGFDLEKLTVASPALQKVIERVTAYRPGDRYQTAGELAHALEKCLYSPF, from the coding sequence ATGGTCATTCTGACCCTACTTGATCCCCAGCACCGTACTCCCATAAAGCAGTGGCAGTTTGACCATGAGCCTTTGCTGCGGGTTGGGCGTGCTCCCGGGAACCACATTGTGCTTGAAGACTTGTTGGTTTCCCGCTTTCATCTGGAATTGCGGCGGGTTGATCTGCCTGCTTCTTCGTCTCCAATCCAGGCTGGATGGCATTTGGTCAACCACAGTGCCAACGGCACCTTTGTGAATGGCTACCTGATGTCTCAGGGCATGATTCTGGAAGACAGCCTGATTCAATTAGCCAGGGGCGGTCCCTTACTGCAATTTCAAATTTTGCTCCATCCCCAACCCGGGTTGAATCCATCGTCTCTCTCAGAACCATCCCTTTCAGAACCGTCCCTTGCGGGACAACATCCTCCTTCCCCAGAGCTTGTCCAGTCAGCCGCCAGCTTTCCGGTTCAGCCAAAACCGACCTGCGCCCACGAAGGGAATGCTCCTGGAAACTTGTTTTGCATCCACTGTGGTCAACCCGTTAAAATTCAGCAAACAATCCGCCACTATCAGGTATTGCGGATTCTGGGCAGGGGTGGTATGGGTACGACCTACCTGGTGTGGAACCCCAGCATAGCGACCCCTGCGGGGCAGATGCAGAGCGGTCTCCAGGTGTTAAAGGAAATGAACACAGATATGGCTCTGATTCCTAAGGCACAGGAATTGTTCGAGCGCGAGGCAAGTACCCTTAAGAGCCTGAACCATGCAGGAATTCCCAGGTTTTATGACTTTTTTATTGAAGGTGGCAAAAAGTACCTGGTGATGGAATTGGTGCATGGAAAGGATATGGAGAAATGGGTACGCAGTCAGGGACCTGTCAGTCAGGAACAAGCAATAACCTGGATGATTCAAACCTGTAAGGTGCTGGAATACCTCCATAATCGGGAAGTGCCCATCATCCACCGGGATATTAAGCCGGGCAATCTGTTGGTGGAAAACCGTAGCAATCGGGTAATTGTGCTGGATTTTGGTGCGGTGAAAGCCGTGGGGATGCCTTCCCGGACTCGGATTGGCGCAGAAGGATACAGCGCCCCAGAACAAACCCAGGGACGCCCAACTACCCAGTCCGACCTGTATGCAATTGGTCCCAGCCTGATTTACCTCCTGACCGCAGATAGCCCTGTTCGGTATTACAAAAAGCGGCACCTGGGCTATGGGTTTGATCTGGAGAAACTAACAGTTGCTTCTCCAGCGTTACAAAAAGTCATTGAACGGGTGACCGCCTACCGTCCGGGCGATCGCTACCAGACGGCGGGCGAACTGGCCCATGCTCTGGAAAAATGCCTTTATAGCCCTTTCTAA
- a CDS encoding LCP family protein, producing the protein MISATAGALVAVTMASTPLMQRRLSPEEASVFNKGDRISTSTTLQMPELTRPVNILVLGVKVLTTDVADPPPELARLGYHALVNSFDGLTDTMLLLRFNPETKKLTILSIPRDTRTQIPGYGVTKINAANVYGGPALAARSVSELLGGIGIDRYVTINVQGVQALIDALGGVNVYVPKDMRYQDDSQRLYINLKTGRQHLNGDQVLQLLRFRYDEYGDIGRIQRQQMVMRALIEQSLNPATLTRLPKILQVIQSHIDTNLTVEELVALVGFASHTSRADAQMLVVPGQFSAPGQYDASYWLPHPERIDAMMSQYFDHGSTFLSTVAPGSLRIVVQDSTKQMNAAQTMVDTLRKAGYTNAIVDLPHSEPLRITRIVAQQGDARGAEALRRALGLGEVRIESTGELSSDITIQLGQDWVQKQSASVAE; encoded by the coding sequence ATGATTTCTGCAACTGCCGGGGCTTTAGTTGCCGTGACGATGGCAAGTACGCCATTAATGCAGCGCAGGCTCAGTCCTGAAGAGGCATCTGTTTTTAACAAGGGCGATCGCATTTCCACCAGTACCACCCTTCAGATGCCAGAGCTGACTCGCCCAGTCAATATCCTGGTGTTGGGGGTTAAAGTACTGACCACTGATGTGGCAGACCCTCCGCCTGAACTGGCCAGGCTGGGCTACCATGCCCTCGTCAACTCCTTTGACGGTTTAACCGATACCATGCTCCTACTCAGGTTTAACCCTGAGACGAAGAAGTTGACGATTCTTTCGATTCCCAGGGATACTCGCACCCAAATCCCCGGTTATGGCGTCACTAAGATTAACGCTGCCAACGTCTATGGTGGACCTGCCCTGGCAGCCAGATCGGTGAGCGAGTTGCTGGGGGGAATTGGGATCGATCGCTATGTCACCATCAATGTTCAGGGCGTACAGGCATTGATTGATGCCCTCGGCGGCGTCAATGTTTATGTTCCGAAGGATATGCGCTATCAGGATGATAGTCAGCGACTTTACATCAACCTCAAGACCGGCAGGCAACACCTGAATGGAGATCAGGTGCTGCAACTTCTTCGCTTCCGGTATGACGAATATGGGGACATTGGGCGCATCCAGCGTCAGCAGATGGTGATGCGGGCATTGATTGAACAGTCTCTTAATCCGGCAACCCTGACCCGCCTGCCCAAAATCCTCCAGGTCATCCAGTCTCACATTGATACCAACTTAACGGTTGAGGAACTGGTGGCACTGGTAGGTTTTGCTTCCCATACCAGCCGTGCCGATGCCCAAATGCTGGTGGTGCCAGGACAATTTAGCGCCCCAGGTCAGTACGATGCCAGCTACTGGTTGCCCCACCCTGAGCGGATCGATGCCATGATGTCCCAGTATTTTGATCATGGCTCCACCTTCCTTTCAACAGTTGCGCCAGGCTCCTTGCGCATTGTAGTTCAGGACAGTACTAAGCAAATGAATGCAGCCCAGACTATGGTTGATACCCTCAGAAAAGCGGGCTATACCAATGCGATTGTAGACCTGCCCCACAGTGAACCCTTGAGGATTACCCGGATCGTTGCCCAGCAGGGAGATGCCAGAGGGGCAGAAGCGCTCCGCCGTGCCCTCGGTCTGGGTGAAGTCCGAATTGAGAGCACGGGAGAGCTGAGTTCCGATATTACGATTCAGTTGGGGCAGGACTGGGTGCAAAAACAGTCGGCGTCTGTAGCTGAATAG
- the obgE gene encoding GTPase ObgE, producing the protein MQFIDQVDIQVQGGKGGDGLVAFRREKYVPAGGPSGGNGGRGGSVILNAVENLQTLLDFRYNHLFKAEDGQRGGPNNRTGASGRDRLIEVPCGTVVYDAETGEIIGDLIAPGQTLCVAQGGKGGLGNQHFLSNRNRAPEWALPGLPGEERSLRLELKLLAEVGIIGLPNAGKSTLIAALSAARPKIADYPFTTLVPNLGVVRKPSGDGTVFADIPGLIEGAHLGLGLGHEFLRHIERTRLLLHLVDITSTDPVADYTTIQAELQAYGRGLSDRPQVLALNKIDAIAQDAAQVEAIATQLETISSSPVFTISAVTRDGLDTLMHRIWQMLDELVPAS; encoded by the coding sequence ATGCAATTTATTGATCAGGTAGACATTCAGGTGCAGGGTGGGAAAGGGGGCGACGGACTGGTTGCCTTTCGCCGGGAAAAGTATGTCCCGGCAGGAGGACCATCGGGTGGTAATGGTGGCAGGGGCGGATCGGTAATTTTGAATGCTGTGGAAAATCTGCAAACCCTGCTGGATTTTCGCTATAACCATTTGTTCAAGGCAGAGGACGGACAGCGGGGTGGACCGAATAATCGCACGGGTGCGTCGGGGCGCGATCGCCTGATTGAGGTTCCCTGTGGCACCGTTGTTTATGATGCAGAAACCGGAGAAATCATTGGGGATCTCATAGCACCAGGACAAACCCTCTGTGTGGCTCAGGGGGGGAAGGGTGGATTGGGAAACCAGCATTTCCTCAGTAATCGTAACCGTGCTCCCGAATGGGCGTTGCCAGGGTTGCCGGGAGAGGAGCGATCGCTTCGCCTGGAACTTAAGCTACTGGCTGAAGTGGGTATCATTGGGTTGCCAAATGCGGGCAAATCCACTCTGATTGCAGCACTTTCGGCTGCCCGCCCTAAAATTGCTGACTATCCCTTCACAACGCTGGTACCAAACCTGGGGGTGGTTCGTAAACCCAGCGGCGATGGTACTGTTTTTGCCGATATTCCGGGATTGATTGAGGGTGCCCACCTCGGATTGGGATTGGGACATGAGTTTCTTCGCCACATCGAGCGCACTCGCCTCCTGCTTCACCTAGTAGATATTACCAGTACTGACCCCGTTGCTGATTACACCACCATTCAGGCAGAACTCCAGGCTTACGGTCGGGGATTGTCCGATCGTCCCCAGGTGCTGGCACTCAATAAGATCGATGCGATCGCTCAGGATGCCGCGCAGGTGGAAGCGATCGCCACTCAACTGGAAACGATCAGCAGTTCCCCGGTCTTCACGATTTCTGCGGTTACCCGTGATGGGTTAGATACCCTGATGCATCGCATCTGGCAGATGTTAGATGAGTTAGTTCCAGCATCCTGA
- a CDS encoding IS1-like element transposase, with amino-acid sequence MALNGSGIRKTARVLKISPTTVIEELKKRSSS; translated from the coding sequence ATGGCACTCAATGGCAGCGGGATTCGTAAGACAGCACGGGTACTGAAGATTAGCCCAACCACAGTTATTGAAGAATTAAAAAAAAGATCGTCATCTTGA
- a CDS encoding serine/threonine phosphatase codes for MLVCPNCQFENPNTNKFCQECGTSLTHNTCPQCGSLVPFDLVNCQMCGAIAGVTWWAIVTDQSEPLIKSPSSNPVSIPLSLEPDGFLDPQQRYRILATFPAVESAGTVRYLRVLDCQPFQPSLLEVMVREKSEPSTLEPSISQSGNVGDSTTEPQFPSFVSSVTFPAIASPYLTLQDKCNQALPVLHEAWQQNGQQILLLEDRSLYPRLTELWSNDELIIPQLQLLHWLYEMVELWSQLELVNSQQSLLEPSNLRVNEDQALCLQQIYPNPPDHVPTLYHLGRLWQILYAQSEQTQLGAISQLLADLEAGHLTAIPDLKFRMEAIADDLHAAHVEFDQMLDSDDLDSALNSDPGTTDLPSGSPMNGSADVSTPIDSTRLEVQNEIATLLEDDGESEGDDLPTVVLPMQLFSLEDAGRTDIGRQRDHNEDYFGIETQMSRLESPSGKTVHVRNLYILCDGMGGHAGGEVASALAVDTLRRYFKETWQGSPFSENGIGKLPSSESLNEAVQLANKAIYDVNQQNARSGSGRMGTTLVTVLIQDAEVAVAHVGDSRLYRYTRKRGLEQITVDHEVGQREIQRGVDPDIAYARPDAYQLTQALGPRDENFVKPDVQYFELNEDTLLLLCSDGLSDNDLLETHLKTHIEPLLSSQTNLDQGVGQLIDLANQYNGHDNITAIAIRAKVRPNLDHLR; via the coding sequence ATGCTTGTTTGTCCCAATTGCCAGTTTGAAAACCCGAATACAAACAAATTCTGTCAGGAGTGCGGCACTTCGTTAACTCACAATACCTGCCCCCAATGTGGCAGTCTGGTGCCCTTTGACCTGGTCAACTGTCAAATGTGTGGGGCGATCGCTGGCGTGACCTGGTGGGCGATTGTGACTGACCAATCAGAGCCGCTAATAAAATCCCCATCCTCTAACCCGGTTTCCATCCCGCTTTCCCTGGAACCAGATGGTTTTTTAGATCCTCAACAGCGGTACCGCATTCTGGCAACGTTTCCTGCTGTTGAGTCCGCTGGAACAGTCAGGTACTTAAGGGTTTTAGATTGCCAACCCTTTCAACCTTCACTGCTGGAAGTAATGGTCAGGGAAAAATCAGAACCCTCGACGCTGGAGCCTTCAATCAGCCAGTCAGGAAATGTTGGCGACTCAACAACTGAACCCCAATTCCCCAGCTTTGTCAGCTCAGTTACATTTCCTGCAATCGCCAGCCCCTACCTGACCTTGCAAGATAAATGTAATCAGGCACTGCCTGTGCTCCATGAGGCATGGCAGCAGAATGGACAACAAATACTGCTGCTGGAAGACCGCTCCCTGTACCCCCGGTTAACCGAGCTGTGGTCAAACGATGAATTAATCATCCCTCAACTGCAACTTTTGCACTGGCTTTACGAAATGGTTGAGTTATGGAGCCAGCTAGAACTGGTTAACAGCCAGCAGAGTCTCCTGGAGCCTTCTAACCTGAGGGTTAATGAAGATCAGGCGCTATGCCTCCAGCAAATTTACCCCAACCCTCCAGACCATGTCCCCACTCTGTACCATCTGGGACGCCTCTGGCAAATTTTGTATGCCCAGTCTGAACAGACCCAGTTAGGGGCAATTTCCCAGCTATTAGCCGACCTCGAAGCGGGTCATTTAACCGCGATCCCTGATTTAAAGTTCCGCATGGAGGCGATCGCAGACGACCTTCATGCAGCCCATGTTGAGTTTGATCAAATGCTGGATTCTGACGACCTGGATTCTGCTCTGAATTCTGACCCGGGTACCACCGACCTTCCTTCGGGGAGTCCTATGAATGGCTCTGCCGATGTCAGCACGCCCATAGATTCTACCCGGTTGGAGGTACAAAATGAGATTGCGACTCTGCTCGAAGATGACGGGGAAAGCGAGGGTGATGATTTGCCCACAGTTGTGCTGCCCATGCAGTTGTTCAGTCTGGAGGATGCAGGCCGCACCGACATCGGTCGCCAGCGGGACCACAACGAAGATTACTTTGGGATTGAAACCCAGATGAGTCGCCTAGAAAGCCCCTCCGGCAAAACAGTACATGTGCGCAATCTCTATATCCTTTGTGATGGCATGGGCGGACACGCAGGAGGAGAGGTCGCCAGTGCTCTGGCTGTCGATACGCTGCGCCGGTATTTTAAGGAAACCTGGCAGGGTTCACCTTTTTCAGAGAATGGTATTGGTAAATTGCCCAGTTCTGAGTCCTTAAATGAAGCGGTGCAACTTGCCAACAAGGCCATTTATGATGTGAACCAGCAAAATGCCCGCTCTGGTAGCGGACGTATGGGAACAACCCTGGTAACCGTTCTGATTCAAGATGCAGAAGTGGCGGTCGCCCATGTAGGAGACAGTCGGCTTTACCGTTACACCCGCAAGCGGGGACTGGAGCAGATTACCGTAGATCACGAAGTTGGTCAGCGAGAAATTCAGCGAGGGGTTGATCCAGACATTGCCTATGCCCGTCCCGATGCCTATCAACTAACCCAGGCACTTGGACCACGGGATGAGAATTTTGTTAAACCTGATGTGCAGTATTTTGAATTGAATGAAGATACGCTTCTTCTCCTTTGTTCCGATGGATTATCGGATAATGATTTGTTAGAAACCCACCTGAAGACTCATATTGAACCCCTCTTAAGCTCACAAACAAATCTTGATCAGGGTGTCGGACAGCTAATTGACCTGGCAAACCAATACAATGGGCATGACAACATTACGGCGATCGCCATTCGTGCCAAAGTTCGTCCCAACTTAGATCACCTCCGGTAA